The following are from one region of the Mycetohabitans rhizoxinica HKI 454 genome:
- the dnaA gene encoding chromosomal replication initiator protein DnaA, with amino-acid sequence MNDFWQHCSTLLARELTPQQYATWIKPLTLVDFDAEASTVRIAAPNRFKLDWVKSQFSGRITDLARDFWQHPVHVQFVLDPKAGMKASPARRASGSPLANAVDAVIAAASGTSAAALANGSPPQPTMAQALSTASAATADGNAELDLPNLDANEAAAARRNFRAGASAPSPEADSAYERSKLNPVLTFENFVTGKANQLARAAAIQVADNPGVSYNPLFLYGGVGLGKTHLIHAIGNQLLQDKANARIRYIHAEQYVSDVVKAYQRKAFDEFKRYYHSLDLLLIDDIQFFSGKSRTQEEFFYAFEALVANKAQVIITSDTYPKEISGIDDRLISRFDSGLTVAIEPPELEMRVAILMRKAQSEGVALNEDVAFFVAKHLRSNVRELEGALRKILAYSKFHGREITIELTKEALKDLLTVQNRQISVENIQKTVADFYNIKVADMYSKKRPANIARPRQIAMYLAKELTQKSLPEIGELFGGRDHTTVLHAVRKISDERGKDAQLNHELHVLEQTLKG; translated from the coding sequence ATGAACGATTTCTGGCAACACTGCTCGACACTGCTGGCGCGTGAACTGACGCCTCAGCAGTACGCGACGTGGATCAAACCGCTCACGCTGGTCGACTTCGACGCTGAAGCCAGCACGGTGCGCATTGCCGCGCCAAACCGCTTCAAGCTTGACTGGGTAAAAAGCCAATTTTCCGGGCGCATCACCGATCTGGCGCGGGACTTTTGGCAGCATCCGGTACACGTTCAGTTCGTCCTCGATCCGAAAGCCGGCATGAAGGCATCACCGGCACGGCGCGCCAGCGGCAGCCCGCTCGCCAACGCCGTGGACGCGGTCATTGCCGCGGCCTCGGGCACCTCGGCCGCCGCGCTGGCCAATGGCTCACCGCCTCAGCCGACGATGGCTCAGGCGCTGAGCACGGCCAGCGCCGCGACCGCGGACGGCAACGCGGAACTGGACTTGCCGAACCTAGACGCGAACGAAGCCGCGGCGGCGCGGCGCAACTTTCGCGCCGGGGCATCCGCGCCGTCGCCCGAGGCCGATTCCGCATACGAGCGCTCCAAGCTCAATCCGGTCCTCACGTTCGAAAACTTCGTCACCGGCAAGGCGAACCAGCTCGCGCGCGCCGCGGCGATCCAGGTCGCCGACAACCCTGGCGTATCGTATAACCCGCTGTTCCTGTACGGTGGCGTCGGGCTAGGCAAGACGCACTTGATCCACGCAATTGGCAACCAACTGCTGCAGGACAAGGCCAATGCGCGCATCCGCTACATCCATGCGGAGCAGTACGTGTCCGACGTCGTCAAGGCGTACCAACGCAAGGCGTTCGACGAGTTCAAGCGCTACTACCATTCGCTGGACCTGCTGCTAATCGACGACATCCAGTTCTTCTCCGGCAAGTCGCGCACGCAGGAGGAATTCTTCTATGCGTTCGAGGCGCTGGTCGCGAACAAGGCGCAGGTGATCATCACCAGCGATACGTATCCGAAGGAGATCTCCGGCATCGATGACCGGTTGATCTCGCGCTTTGACTCCGGCCTGACGGTGGCGATCGAGCCGCCCGAGCTGGAGATGCGCGTCGCGATCCTAATGCGCAAGGCGCAGTCCGAGGGCGTCGCGCTGAACGAGGATGTTGCGTTCTTCGTCGCGAAGCACCTGCGCTCGAACGTGCGCGAGCTTGAAGGGGCCCTGCGCAAGATTCTCGCGTACTCGAAGTTCCACGGACGCGAAATCACGATCGAGTTGACCAAAGAGGCGCTCAAGGACCTGTTGACGGTGCAAAACCGCCAGATCTCGGTCGAGAACATCCAAAAGACCGTCGCCGACTTCTATAACATCAAGGTCGCCGACATGTACTCGAAGAAGCGCCCGGCCAACATTGCGCGGCCGCGCCAGATCGCGATGTACTTGGCCAAGGAGCTTACGCAAAAGAGCCTGCCCGAGATTGGCGAGCTGTTTGGCGGTCGCGACCATACAACCGTGCTGCACGCGGTGCGCAAGATCTCCGACGAGCGCGGCAAGGATGCGCAGTTGAACCACGAGTTACACGTGCTCGAGCAAACCCTCAAGGGGTAG
- the dnaN gene encoding DNA polymerase III subunit beta gives MQLVKTERDTLLRPLQTVSGIVERRHTLPILANLLISKNGPDVSFLSTDLELQITTRADFGIGNEQVATTVAARKLVDILRAMPIGDVTLTLSDKRLTVQSGKSRFALQTLAADEFPTLAQAKDFGANLSVPQKTFKQLLGMVHFAMAQQDIRYYLNGMLLVVDGDQLMAVATDGHRLAFSSMKTDGAFARQEVIIPRKTILELQRLLEDIDDPLTIDIASTQVKFTFGQVELVSKLVEGKFPDFQRVIPKGHKNTFMIGRDELQHSLQRAAILTSDKFKGVRCIVAPGQLKIMSTNADQEEAQEELEIAYQGDTLDVGFNVTYLLDVLANLKVDMIQVALGSDATSSALITIPENEQFKYVVMPMRI, from the coding sequence ATGCAATTGGTCAAGACCGAACGAGACACCCTGCTGCGTCCGTTACAGACGGTCAGCGGTATTGTCGAACGCCGCCACACGCTGCCGATCCTCGCCAATCTGCTGATCTCCAAAAACGGCCCGGACGTGTCGTTCCTGTCCACCGACCTCGAATTGCAGATCACCACGCGTGCCGACTTCGGCATAGGCAACGAGCAAGTCGCCACGACGGTGGCCGCGCGCAAGCTCGTCGACATCCTGCGTGCGATGCCGATCGGCGACGTCACGCTGACGTTGTCCGACAAGCGGCTGACCGTTCAGTCCGGCAAAAGCCGGTTTGCGCTGCAAACGCTGGCGGCCGACGAGTTCCCGACGCTAGCGCAGGCAAAGGACTTCGGCGCGAACCTATCGGTGCCGCAAAAGACGTTCAAGCAATTGCTTGGGATGGTCCATTTCGCGATGGCGCAGCAGGACATTCGCTATTACTTGAACGGCATGCTTCTGGTGGTCGACGGTGATCAGTTGATGGCGGTGGCGACCGACGGCCACCGCCTCGCGTTCTCATCGATGAAGACGGACGGCGCGTTCGCGCGCCAGGAAGTGATCATCCCGCGTAAGACGATCCTCGAGCTACAGCGGCTGCTGGAAGACATCGACGACCCGCTGACGATCGACATCGCGTCCACGCAGGTGAAATTCACGTTCGGCCAGGTGGAACTGGTATCCAAACTCGTCGAAGGCAAGTTCCCGGACTTTCAGCGCGTGATCCCGAAAGGCCACAAGAATACGTTCATGATTGGCCGTGACGAATTGCAGCATTCGTTGCAACGGGCGGCGATCCTGACGTCGGACAAGTTCAAGGGCGTACGGTGCATCGTCGCGCCCGGCCAGCTGAAAATCATGTCGACCAATGCCGATCAGGAAGAGGCACAGGAAGAGCTAGAGATTGCGTACCAAGGCGATACGCTGGACGTGGGCTTTAACGTCACGTACTTGCTGGACGTGCTCGCGAACCTGAAAGTCGACATGATCCAAGTCGCGTTGGGCAGCGATGCGACATCGAGCGCGTTGATCACGATCCCCGAGAACGAGCAATTCAAATACGTGGTGATGCCAATGCGGATATAA